GAGCTGTATAGGGGCTCGCCGAGAGCGGCCACGTATTCTCCGAAAGCGGGGATGGCGTTTGGGAGCGCGGCAGGGTCGATACCGGGCGCGACGTGCTCGGTGCAGGAGAAACCCTCCAGCCGGTTAGGATCGGCCGGACCGGGGTTTTCTAAGGCGTCGAGGAGCAACCTGTAGGCCGTGTTGTTCGCGAGGATCCCCACGTGGCCAGGAACCTGATTGGGGCAGAGGTCTTGGACGGCGAAGTTTGCCGCGCCGTCGATAGAACTGGCCGCCTTAGCTGGTTGGATCCCGTAATCCGAGTTTGCATAGATGCTGGTCACAGACACATTTACAGGCAGTGGCTTAGCATTGAGAGCCTGCATGAAGTCCGAGTTCGGGTGGTATTGCCACACCGAAACCGGGCACCTACCCGTCACCTGACACGCCGGCTCGACGAGCGCAACCCCGTGGTTTGCTCCGGCTACGGAGATGACATCGTCGACAAGCGAGGCCGCTTCGGCGTCGTACCTCAAGCCCCACCGAGCAATGGGCGGTCCACCGCTGTGCCCGACCACGGCGATGTTGCGGCCGAGGCGCTGGTGGGCAAGTTTCACCGCGTGGGCCACGTACATGCCTGACTCGGTCATGTCACCCCGCCCGCTGTGGGGCAGCGTCACCCAGCAGACGTCGAAGCCTTCGTTGGTGAGCTGCGGAATGTACCCCCACGAAAATGAGGCGGACGCATCGAATCCGAATCCATGCACGAGAAGGACGGTCTTGCGCGCCTCGGGATTCGCCTCTGGTGAGGAACAGTGGAATGCACCCTCAAGGGCATAAGGATCGGGAGCTCTGTCCCCTGTGGCGATAGCGTCGAGCGGGTACTGGGAGGAGCCTTGGACGACGGCGGAGCTTCCATTCACCCCTTCTTGAGCGTGCGCTACGGGTACGATCGCCGCGCCGAGCACGGCAAGTGCTCCAAGCGACGATGTGAAAACACGTTCGAGGGTGCGATGGAGAGCACCTTCACCCCTGGCAACCACCTTTCTGTGAGTCGGTTTCGGAAACGAGTGTGCAGGCTAAGGTTACATGCGTGAAGGCACACCATTTCGAGATTAAAGTGGCCGGCGGCAAACTCGTCGTGGCCGACGTGGAAGAGGACGGGAAGGTCGTCACGTCCGCGACGATTTCTGGGGATTTCTTCCTCGAACCGGAGAGCGCCTACGACGCAATCAACCGCTCGCTCACGGGCGCGTCCATCACCGAGGACACCGACAGCCTCGAAGCTCGCGTCACGCGCGAACTCGCCGGCCTCGAGGGCGTCAACCTCCACGGCTTCAGCCCGCGCGACGTCGCAGTGGCCACGCGCCGAGCTCTTCTCGACGCCCGCGATTTGACCGACTACACCTGGACCATCATTCACTCCCCCGTCCTGCCCTCACCCGTCAACGTCGCCCTCGATCAATACCTCCTGGGTGAGGTGCGCTCCGGCGCCCGCGGGCCACTGCTCCGGTTTTGGGAGTGGGAGGACAGAGCCGTCGTGTTCGGTTCGTACCAGTCATTCCGCAACGAGATCGACCCGGACGGCCTGGAGCGCCACGGGATCGTGCCGGTCCGGCGCATGTCGGGCGGTGGCGCGATGTTCATGGAGGGCGGCAACTGCGTCACCTACTCGATGTACCTCCCCGAAGACATTGTGAGGGGCTTAAGTTACGCGGAGAGCTACGCCTATCTGGATTCGTGGGTGCTAGCCGGCCTGAAATCGCTCGGCGTCAACGCATGGTACGTGCCCATCAACGACATCACCTCGGACGGCGGCAAGATCGGCGGAGCGGCGCAAAAGCGCGTGCCCGGCGCGGTGCTACACCACACGACCATGAGCTACGACATCGACGCCGACAAGATGGCCGAAGTCCTGCGCATTGGGAAAGTTAAGCTGGCGGACAAGGGATTGCGCTCCGCGAAGAAGCGGGTTGACCCCCTGAGGCGCCAAACGGGGGTTCCCCGTGAGCAGGTCATCGACGCGCTGATCGCGTCGTTTACCTCCCGGTACCCCTCCGTGACCGGGGAGCTTAGCGCCGACGACATCGCCGCCGGCGAGCGTTTGGTGGAGGAGAAATTCGGCACCCGGGAGTGGACTCACCGGGTGCCGTAACTACCGCCCCGCGGACACCCCCGCGTCCTCCACCTCGGGGTCCAGGGCCGCGCTGTGCCCTTCCTTTTCGGACGCCGCCAGGGAGTTCGCCCGCGCCCGGGCGACGCCGCGCGCGGAGAGCGCCAGCCCGATAACGAGCACAGCCGCGCGGGCGATCCAGAGGTGGTCGGTCACGCCTACCGCCTTCAACACGGTGGGAAGGTTGAGCATGAGAATGAGGGTGCCCACGATCCCGCCGAGCAAAATTGGGTTAATGCGGCTGATCAGCCACGCCGCGAGAGGTGCGGCGATGACACCGCCGATGAGCAACGCGACGACGGCAGCCAGATTGGCCACGAGGTCCTCCCACATGCCGATGGCGAAGCCGACCGTGGCCGCGAAGGTGACGAAAAACTCCGCGGTGTTGACCGTGCCGACGATCCGGCGCGGTTCCGAACGCCCAGCGGACATCAGCGTTGAGGTGGTCACGGGGCCCCAGCCGCCGCCTCCGGTGGCGTCGACAAACCCGCCGAACACACCGAGGCCGCTAAGAAACACCGGGGAGTGAGGCGCCGGATTGGTCCGCCGGGCCCGGCCGCGGGAAAAGCGAATCATGAGGTTGAGCCCGATGAGGGAGAGGATGAGACCCATCGCGGGTTTCGCCCACTCGGTGGACAGGTTGGACAGGACCGTCGCCCCCGTGAAGGAGCCAACGGCGCCGGGGATGGCGATGCGCGCCACCGTCTTCCAGTCCACGTTCCCAAAGCGCCAGTGGGACAGGCCGGAGGCTAGCGTGGTGCCCAGCTCAGCCGTGTGCACCACCGCCGATGCCTGGGCGGGACCTAGGCCCGCCAGCAAGACAATGATCGTGGTAGAGGTCACGCCGAAGCCCATGCCGAGGCCGCCGTCGACAAGCTGAGCCGCTAACCCCGCGAGCGCGATGAAGATAAGAGTGTGAAGCTTGTACATTATTGTGACCTCGTGTTCTCGTGGAGAGCACCTCGATACCGGGCCGCGATGATGCCCGCTAGGCCTGTCGTGAGAGGTGCTGATTGGGTAATGCGGGCGCCCGTGGCGTCCTGGATGCCGGCGACGGCTCGACGGGCTCTATCGAGAAGCAGCCCATCCGTCACGAAAAGAGGGAGCACGTGCACCCGCGGGTACGACGCAGCGACGGAGGCTAGGCCGTCGTTGCCCGTGGCCTCTCCGCGCCCCGTCGCCGGGACAACGGTGACCCCGCGTCCGCTCGCCGCGGCGAGCCGCGCGCCAAACTCGGTGGTCGCCCCCGCCGCTCGCGCATTGGAGGTTCCCACCGGGTACAGGACGACGTGGGCCCCGTCAGGCGCGTCACTGCGCAGCTTCGCAGCAAGGAGCTTGACGACGTCATCGCCCTGGCCAATCCCGTCCGCGAGGATGAGTTCCACACCGGTATTCTCCCGCGCCGCGGCGACCGCGGCGGGAACGTCTGTCGTGGCGTGGAATGCCTTCGTGAACAGGAGAGGCACCACCACGGCGCGGGTGTGGCCCGCCCGCGCCGCAGTGGCTGCCGCCCCTGTGAGGTCGGGGGTGGTGAATTCGAGGTGCGCGGCCACCGCAGGGACTCCCAGCACCCCGCCGGCTGCCTCGGTGAGACGCTGGACCCCGTCGCTGGCAGCCGAATGGCGCGAGCCGTGAGACAGGGTGATGAGCACAGCGGTCCGGGCAGCCATCGGGTTACCTCAACCGGTTTCCCACCAGGCCGGCGGCGAGTGTGTTCCCGCTGGCGTGGTCGATGAGCAGGAAGGAGCCCACTGCCCCGCGGGCGGCGTACGCCTCTACTGGCAGGTCCTGGGCGGACTGCACCGTTACTACCGCGATGTCGTTGAGCCCGAAAGACGCGGGGTTCGCGAGATCACCGGCCGGGGAATCAATGTCGAGCACCGCATCGACGCTGGCAACGCGGGCGCGCACCAGTGCTGTGCCCAGGCGCAGCTTGACGGTTTGTCCTGCCGTGATCTCCTTCTCCGTCAGCCCCACGACGGTTGCCGTGAATTCCCGAGTGAGCTGGGGCTGGGACCCCGCGGAGATGAGGTCACCTCGGACGAGGTCGATCTCATCCGCAAGGCGCAACACCACCGAGTCGCCGGCGCGCGCCTGGTCGAGCTCTCCGTCAGCGGTGTCGATGTGCTGTACCGTCGTCTGGCGCCCGCCGGCGGTGACCGCGTCGCCGACGCTGATGGCCCCTGCGTTCACGCGGCCCGCGTAACCCCGGTAGTCGCTGGTGTGCTCGCGCAGGACGTACTGGATGTTGAAGCGGAAGCCGAGGTCGAGCGCCCGCCCCGAGTTAACGGGGATGGATTCAAGCAGCTCCAGGACGGTGGGGCCGGTGTACCACTCGGTGTTCGCCGAGCGTTCCACCACGTTGTCACCTTTGAGGGCCGACATGGGCACGACGTGCGGCTCCGCGATGCCGAGCTCCGCGGCCTTGGTCTCAAACACCTCGCGGATGCGGGAGAAGACCTCCTCGGAGTACCCGACGAGGTCGATCTTGTTCACTCCGAGGATGACGGTTTTCACGCCGAGTAGCGCGGCCACGGTGAGGTGGCGGATGGTTTGTTCGACCACGCCGTGCCGGACGTCGACAAGAAGCACAACCACTTGCGACGTGGACATGCCCGTCACCGTGTTGCGCGTGTATTGCACGTGGCCCGGCGTGTCCGCGAGGATGAACGTGCGCTTGTCGGTGGCGAAGTAGCGGTAGGCGACGTCGATAGTGATGCCCTGTTCGCGCTCGGCGCGCAGGCCGTCGACGAGCAGGGATAGGTCGAGCCCGTCGAAACCGCGGTCGGCGGAGGTGCGCTCGACGGAGGCGAGCTGGTCGGCGAGCACCGACTTCGTGTCGTGCAGGAGGCGTCCGACGAAGGTGGACTTACCGTCATCGACGGAACCAGCGGTGCACAGGCGGAGGGTCTGACGCTGCGCGAGGACGTCACTCGCGGCGGGACACGTGGCGGTCATCAGAAGTACCCCTCTTTCTTGCGGTCCTCCATCGAGGACTCGCTGAGTCGGTCGTCCGCGCGGGTTGCGCCGCGCTCGGTCAGAGTGGAGCTGGCAATTTCGGCGAGTACCTCGTCGATCGTCTCGGCGGTAGATTCAACCGCCCCGGTGCAGGACATATCCCCCACCGTGCGGTAGCGCACGCGCTTGACCACGAGTTCTTCGCCGTCGCGCGGGCCTCCCCACTCGCCGGCCGTGAGCCACATTCCGCCGCGGTTGAACACCTCGCGGTCGTGGGCGAAGTAGATGCCGGGAAGCTCGATGCCGCGGGCGCCGATGTACTCCCACACGTCGGCCTCGGTCCAGTTGGAGATAGGGAACACCCGGATGTTCTCCCCCGGCAGCTTCTCACCGTTGTACAGGTCCCACAGCTCGGGACGCTGGCGGCGGGGATCCCACCCGCCGAAGGCATCCCGCACGGAGAACACGCGTTCCTTCGCCCGGGCCCTCTCCTCGTCACGTCGTGCGCCGCCGAGGACGGCGTCGTAACCGACCTCAGCGATGGTGTCCACGAGCGGAACCGTTTGCAAGGGGTTCCGGGTGCCGTCGGGCCGCTCCACTAGGTCGCCCCGGTCGATCCAGTCCTGCACTGCGGCAACGCGCAGGCGCACACCGTAGTCTTCGACGATCCGATCGCGGAACTCGATCACCTCCGGAAAGTTGTGGCCGGTGTCCACGTGGAGCAATTCGAGAGGCATCGCCGCCGGAAAGAAGGCGCGCCGCGCGAGCTCGAGCACCACGCACGAGTCCTTGCCGCCGGAGAAAAGCAGCCCGATCTTGTCGAACTGCCCCGCCACCTCGCGCAGAATGTGGATGGATTCGTCCTCCAGATCCTTCAGGTGGGGCGAGATCTGCCGGTTCGTTGCGATAGTCATGTATCTCCTCTGCTCGTGCCCTACTCGTGCAAGCCGCATTCGGTCTTGGCGGAAAACGCCCACCGCCCGGCGCGCGGGTCCTGCCCCTCCGCCACCGGGAGGGTGCAGGTGGCGCACCCGATCGACGGGTAGCCCTGCCTGGTCAGCGGGTGGATAATAAGGTCGTTGTCGTTTATGAACTCCTCGGTTTCCTCAAGCGTCCACGTGATCAGCGGCGAAATCTTGAGCCGCCCGGTGTGGTCCAGGGACAGAGCGGGAGCCTCAGCACGCGTGGGTCCGTCGGCGCGGCGCAGACCAGTGACCCACCCGATGTACGGGGAGAGGGACACCGCGAGCGGCTCGACTTTGCGCATCCTGCAGCAGGCGGTTGGGTTCGACCGGTACAGCCCGGGCCCGTAGACGCGATCCTGCTCGGGGCGAGGGAGGACGGCCTTCGCACGGACCAGCCGGTGGCGCGGGTAGCGGTGTTCGACCTGGTCGGCCACCTCCATCGTTTCGGGGAAGTGGTATTCGGTATCGAGGAAAAGGAAGTCTGCGTCCGGCAGGTGCCGGTGCGCGAGCTCCGCCAAGACGGTGTTTTCCATCGAGAGGGTGACAACCAGCGGGCCGTGGACGTGCTCGTGAGCCCAGGCGAGAATCTCCTCGGCTGGGGCCTCGTACAGCTCGGCCGCGTAGGTGTCGACGAGTCGCGCGTTGCTCTCCCGCTGTGCCTCCGACAGCGGCCGTGTTTCGGTGGGGCCTTCGGGGGAGACTTCGGGGTCCCGGTAGTTTCCCGCTCCGTTTAATAAGTTAAGCATTCTTCTTTCCCTCTCGTAGGTCTTGTCCAGTCTGACCCACTTCACGTAGGACCGCAGCGTGTCCGTGCCTGGCCAACGAGTCCTGGAGTGCCTCCTGCGTCGATTTCGCTCGGGCCGGCGGCGTCACGGGATCGTCTTGGCCGTGGAACTTCACCTCGAAGACGCGCAAACACTCGCCGCACTTCCACCCGAAGTCCGTCACCTCGTCCGGGTACAGCTCCTCCCCCGCGCAGTAGGGGCAGTAGGTGGGGAAATTCCTGCTGGGGT
The nucleotide sequence above comes from Corynebacterium capitovis DSM 44611. Encoded proteins:
- a CDS encoding phosphoadenylyl-sulfate reductase, coding for MLNLLNGAGNYRDPEVSPEGPTETRPLSEAQRESNARLVDTYAAELYEAPAEEILAWAHEHVHGPLVVTLSMENTVLAELAHRHLPDADFLFLDTEYHFPETMEVADQVEHRYPRHRLVRAKAVLPRPEQDRVYGPGLYRSNPTACCRMRKVEPLAVSLSPYIGWVTGLRRADGPTRAEAPALSLDHTGRLKISPLITWTLEETEEFINDNDLIIHPLTRQGYPSIGCATCTLPVAEGQDPRAGRWAFSAKTECGLHE
- a CDS encoding esterase/lipase family protein → MNGSSAVVQGSSQYPLDAIATGDRAPDPYALEGAFHCSSPEANPEARKTVLLVHGFGFDASASFSWGYIPQLTNEGFDVCWVTLPHSGRGDMTESGMYVAHAVKLAHQRLGRNIAVVGHSGGPPIARWGLRYDAEAASLVDDVISVAGANHGVALVEPACQVTGRCPVSVWQYHPNSDFMQALNAKPLPVNVSVTSIYANSDYGIQPAKAASSIDGAANFAVQDLCPNQVPGHVGILANNTAYRLLLDALENPGPADPNRLEGFSCTEHVAPGIDPAALPNAIPAFGEYVAALGEPLYSSQPPLPSYAQADVANHAEPGELTEGSAGRLADSSSTFTGAYHGAASSGSV
- a CDS encoding lipoate--protein ligase family protein → MKAHHFEIKVAGGKLVVADVEEDGKVVTSATISGDFFLEPESAYDAINRSLTGASITEDTDSLEARVTRELAGLEGVNLHGFSPRDVAVATRRALLDARDLTDYTWTIIHSPVLPSPVNVALDQYLLGEVRSGARGPLLRFWEWEDRAVVFGSYQSFRNEIDPDGLERHGIVPVRRMSGGGAMFMEGGNCVTYSMYLPEDIVRGLSYAESYAYLDSWVLAGLKSLGVNAWYVPINDITSDGGKIGGAAQKRVPGAVLHHTTMSYDIDADKMAEVLRIGKVKLADKGLRSAKKRVDPLRRQTGVPREQVIDALIASFTSRYPSVTGELSADDIAAGERLVEEKFGTREWTHRVP
- a CDS encoding sulfite exporter TauE/SafE family protein is translated as MYKLHTLIFIALAGLAAQLVDGGLGMGFGVTSTTIIVLLAGLGPAQASAVVHTAELGTTLASGLSHWRFGNVDWKTVARIAIPGAVGSFTGATVLSNLSTEWAKPAMGLILSLIGLNLMIRFSRGRARRTNPAPHSPVFLSGLGVFGGFVDATGGGGWGPVTTSTLMSAGRSEPRRIVGTVNTAEFFVTFAATVGFAIGMWEDLVANLAAVVALLIGGVIAAPLAAWLISRINPILLGGIVGTLILMLNLPTVLKAVGVTDHLWIARAAVLVIGLALSARGVARARANSLAASEKEGHSAALDPEVEDAGVSAGR
- a CDS encoding sulfate adenylyltransferase subunit 1, yielding MTATCPAASDVLAQRQTLRLCTAGSVDDGKSTFVGRLLHDTKSVLADQLASVERTSADRGFDGLDLSLLVDGLRAEREQGITIDVAYRYFATDKRTFILADTPGHVQYTRNTVTGMSTSQVVVLLVDVRHGVVEQTIRHLTVAALLGVKTVILGVNKIDLVGYSEEVFSRIREVFETKAAELGIAEPHVVPMSALKGDNVVERSANTEWYTGPTVLELLESIPVNSGRALDLGFRFNIQYVLREHTSDYRGYAGRVNAGAISVGDAVTAGGRQTTVQHIDTADGELDQARAGDSVVLRLADEIDLVRGDLISAGSQPQLTREFTATVVGLTEKEITAGQTVKLRLGTALVRARVASVDAVLDIDSPAGDLANPASFGLNDIAVVTVQSAQDLPVEAYAARGAVGSFLLIDHASGNTLAAGLVGNRLR
- a CDS encoding sirohydrochlorin chelatase is translated as MAARTAVLITLSHGSRHSAASDGVQRLTEAAGGVLGVPAVAAHLEFTTPDLTGAAATAARAGHTRAVVVPLLFTKAFHATTDVPAAVAAARENTGVELILADGIGQGDDVVKLLAAKLRSDAPDGAHVVLYPVGTSNARAAGATTEFGARLAAASGRGVTVVPATGRGEATGNDGLASVAASYPRVHVLPLFVTDGLLLDRARRAVAGIQDATGARITQSAPLTTGLAGIIAARYRGALHENTRSQ
- the cysD gene encoding sulfate adenylyltransferase subunit CysD, which produces MTIATNRQISPHLKDLEDESIHILREVAGQFDKIGLLFSGGKDSCVVLELARRAFFPAAMPLELLHVDTGHNFPEVIEFRDRIVEDYGVRLRVAAVQDWIDRGDLVERPDGTRNPLQTVPLVDTIAEVGYDAVLGGARRDEERARAKERVFSVRDAFGGWDPRRQRPELWDLYNGEKLPGENIRVFPISNWTEADVWEYIGARGIELPGIYFAHDREVFNRGGMWLTAGEWGGPRDGEELVVKRVRYRTVGDMSCTGAVESTAETIDEVLAEIASSTLTERGATRADDRLSESSMEDRKKEGYF